The following are encoded together in the Lathyrus oleraceus cultivar Zhongwan6 chromosome 3, CAAS_Psat_ZW6_1.0, whole genome shotgun sequence genome:
- the LOC127127362 gene encoding pentatricopeptide repeat-containing protein At2g38420, mitochondrial, which produces MSKQSIFRTSLTHFHCSALFVASRTRETQFHSIWYLYPNPKMVRNPLSKSANKYLRKFRKWPHSPYKTSWHHNFGEQQAMQILKQATTTQPQTQNNNNNNNNPFLLSTLIHSFKAYDTDPTPKAYFFLIKTLTKNNPLHLHEIPHILNHLEYNEKFESPEFMFVYLIRFYGFSDRVQDAVDLFFRIPRFRCTPTVCSLNLLLSLLCRKRECLKMVPDILLKSQQMKIRLEESSFRVLIKALCRIKRVDYAVKIMNCMIEDGYSLDDKICSLIVSSLCEQNDMTSAEALFVWGNMRKLGFCPGVMDCTNMIRFLVKEGKGKDALEILNQLKEDGVKPDIVCYTIVLSGIVKEGDYVKLDELFDEILVLGLIPDVYTYNVYINGLCKQNNFDEALKIAVSMETLGCKPNVVTYNTLLGGLCMKGDLEKAKRVVKEMRLKSVEMNVHMYRIMLDGLVGKGEIDEACVLLEEMLENCFYPRSSTFDRIILQMCQKGLITDAVVLMNRIVDKSFVPGAKIWEALILNSGCKVGYSETTFVGLLSTK; this is translated from the coding sequence ATGTCAAAACAATCCATTTTTCGAACCAGCTTAACCCATTTCCACTGCTCTGCACTCTTTGTGGCATCACGAACAAGAGAGACACAGTTTCATTCAATTTGGTATCTTTATCCAAATCCGAAAATGGTTCGAAACCCTTTATCCAAATCTGCAAACAAATACCTCAGAAAATTCAGAAAATGGCCACACTCACCTTACAAAACTTCATGGCATCACAATTTTGGTGAACAACAAGCTATGCAAATTCTCAAACAAGCAACCACCACTCAACCCCAAAcacaaaacaacaacaacaacaacaacaaccctTTTCTTCTCTCCACTCTTATTCACTCTTTCAAAGCTTATGACACTGACCCAACTCCAAAAGCTTACTTTTTTCTCATCAAAACGTTAACCAAAAACAACCCTTTACACTTACATGAAATCCCTCATATTCTCAACCATCTTGAATATAATGAGAAATTTGAATCACCTGAGTTCATGTTTGTGTACCTTATTAGATTCTATGGTTTTTCTGATAGGGTTCAAGATGCTGTTGATTTGTTTTTCAGAATTCCTAGGTTTAGGTGCACACCAACTGTTTGTTCTTTGAACTTGTTGCTTTCGTTGCTTTGTAGGAAGAGAGAGTGTCTCAAAATGGTTCCGGATATTTTGTTGAAGAGTCAGCAGATGAAAATCCGGCTCGAGGAATCGAGTTTTCGGGTTTTGATCAAGGCGTTGTGTAGAATTAAGAGGGTTGATTACGCTGTTAAGATAATGAATTGTATGATTGAAGATGGTTATAGTTTGGATGATAAGATATGTTCTTTGATTGTTTCGTCGTTGTGCGAACAAAACGATATGACTAGTGCCGAGGCTTTGTTTGTTTGGGGGAATATGAGGAAGCTAGGGTTTTGTCCCGGTGTGATGGATTGTACGAATATGATTAGGTTTTTGGTGAAGGAAGGGAAGGGTAAGGATGCTTTGGAAATTCTGAATCAGCTGAAGGAAGATGGAGTTAAACCTGATATTGTTTGTTATACTATTGTTTTGAGTGGAATTGTTAAAGAAGGTGATTATGTGAAATTAGACGAGTTATTCGATGAAATACTAGTATTAGGACTCATTCCTGATGTTTATACTTACAATGTGTATATAAATGGTTTGTGTAAGCAGAATAATTTCGACGAGGCTCTTAAGATTGCGGTTTCTATGGAAACATTAGGATGCAAACCAAATGTGGTTACTTACAATACTCTACTGGGTGGATTGTGCATGAAAGGGGATTTAGAGAAGGCAAAGAGGGTAGTGAAGGAGATGAGGTTGAAGAGTGTTGAGATGAACGTGCATATGTATAGGATCATGCTTGATGGTTTGGTTGGTAAAGGCGAGATTGATGAAGCTTGTGTTTTGTTGGAGGAAATGTTGGAGAACTGTTTTTATCCAAGATCTTCAACATTTGATAGAATCATACTTCAAATGTGTCAAAAGGGTTTGATTACTGATGCGGTTGTGTTAATGAATAGAATTGTTGATAAAAGTTTTGTTCCAGGAGCTAAGATTTGGGAAGCATTGATTCTTAACTCAGGATGTAAGGTTGGCTATTCAGAAACCACATTTGTTGGATTGTTGAGCACAAAATAA